In the Triticum aestivum cultivar Chinese Spring chromosome 2B, IWGSC CS RefSeq v2.1, whole genome shotgun sequence genome, GTTTTGGGGTATTAAACTCACTGCCTCTCTGTGACACCtgtcttgtttaagattttttacagCTAAAAGTTGGATTAAAGTGGTTGGAGCTATCCTAGTGATCTGATGGAGGATCTGGTTCCTGCCAAGGCATTCTATTCGGCTGCAGGTGGGAAGCTGCCCCTGCACAACCACCAAAGATCAAAGCATATCTCTGTCCTGTATAAATCTCTGATCAGTTGCTAACGTCTGGTGGAACTAGCTGTTGGCATGGAGCCGGATCACAGAGGCCTGATGGCGATCATGCGTGAAGAGCCGCCGCCGTCTGAGGAGCCGATGGACCTGCTGTCGAGCGCGTGGTGCAGCTCGGCGATCCAGGTTCTTCAGACGGGTCCGAAGGAGGAGGATCGCTCGCTGGCGCTGGTGGAGCACCCTGTCATGGGGCTTGACGATGATAGGAGAGACCTGTCGCAGCTGCAGGTAAGTGTAGGTAACTTCAGTGTACTGTAGCACATAACATTTTGTCAGGAGATCACGCTCAAGATGACAGACAATGGATGCCCCGGATGATTTTGCAGAGGAGTGATCGTAGCTTGGTTGTTGACGACAGCGGCTTCGGTGGCGCGGCGCAGCCGCAATGGAAATACGACGATCTGAAGGTATTCAGTTGATGCGGCCATGTGATGATCATGGTGTTTTCAGTCTGATGTTaactgtgtgtgtgtgtcttttggTGGTGTTTTTCAGTCATGGATATGGTTGCAGAAGGCAATTCACCCGGAGCTGGACTACGACAACAAGAAGAAATGGGTGAGTGTTAGGTTTAATTGGCATGATTTGCAAGATGCAACATAATCGTGACGCTAATGGAACGAATCGTGCAGTAGAAGAAGCCAGTTGGCAAATGGTTTGTTGATTGATTTCCAATTAACGCGCGGATCGAGGAGATTTAAATGACACACGATATGCTTCCGTGATCATGTTGGCTTTGTTGTTGGATCTTAAATATTTGAACCTGGTACGTGTGGACGCAGCTCCCGCGCAAGATGGCGGCGCCATGGAGCGGCATCTCGCTCAAGAAGTGGGTCAAGGagcggaagcagaagcgcaaggaGGAGGCGCGGCTGCACAGGGCCGAGGTCCACGCCGCGGTGTCCGTCGCGGGCGTCGCGGCCGtgctcgccgccatcgccgcggaGAACTCCGCGCCGGCGGCGCGCGGCTCGGCGTCGGCGTCGATGAGGGAGACGGCGGTGGCCTCAGCGGCCGCGCTCGTGGCGGCGCAGTGCGCGAAGGTGGCCGAGGCCGCGGGCGCCACGCGGGACCAGGTTGCCGCCGCAGTCAACGCCGCGGTGGCCGCCACGGACGCCAGCAACGTGATcacgctcaccgccgccgccgccacctgtaaGCCCTCTCGACCGGCCGGAGACGTTTGGAGATGCGACATGGTTCCAAAGAATTCAGATCACGAGATCATTTTGTCTGCGCGTTGAATTGACAGCActgcggggcgcggcggcgctgcGGGGGAGGCGCGGGGGCAGCGGCGGCCATGGGCAGGGCGAGAGGGCGGACCAGGGTGGCACGGCGCCGTGGCAGGACGACCTGGACTTCGACTTCAACTACGCGAGGTCCAAGGCGGCGCTGGCCAAGGGCGACGAGTTGTTCGTCGCGATGCCGGACGGTAAGTCGGCCGCCGTCGTATCGTGCGTGCCGTGCCATGATCAAACTCTTCTCATGCCATGCTTGTTGCCGTGCGTGCAGGGAAGTGGAAGCTGCACACGGTGTCCGCCGCCACGGACAGGAACGGCAAGGTCGTCCTCCGGATCAAGAAGATGAACCTCGTCATGCAGGCCTTCTCCAACGCGAGAGAATGTAAGAAGCCACCTCGACCGGACGCCCTCTCCTATTCTTGATTCGTCAGCCACATTGCATAACCAAGACGTTCACAGGCGTGGTGGAGGACGTCCGGCCGTGCGCGCCGGAGAAGGCgagccgggaggcggaggcgacgTACCCGGTGGAGGTGAGGACGAGCAGGGGCAAGGTGGAGCTCCGCGCCGACGACTATGCCGTGTACAAGAGGTGGGTCAGCACGGTGACGCACATGCTCACCTCCTCCACCGCCATCACCATGCGCAATTAACCATCGATCCCGCCACCGCCGACCGATCGAATCCAATCCACTGACGTACGTGCGCGACCGGAAGTAACAAAGGGGTCGTACGTGTACATGTGTTCGATTCCAGATCTCGCGTTTCTGGTTTTAATCCCCTCCCAGATTGATGTGTAACTAAATTTAGCCTCTTGATGGGGTGACTTTGTCAATTTTAAAATTTGTTGGCTCAGTCTTTAGGAGATGCTTCACGGAATAGAGTGTGGATGCGTATCTATAGTCATAGGGGATGAGTGTACGCAAACGTTTGTGTTTGTATTATTTCTAAAGAAATGCACTAGGCAAAACTCTAGCAAATGGGCAGACTCTACAATGGTGTAGAGGTACTTAAAAAATAGAGTATTTTGATTGCTCTTCAAAATCAAATGGCTAGATTCTTTGTGGTGAAACCAACCCACGACTCCACCAAGATTCAAGTctcaggggctgtttggatctcAGCCTAAGCGTGCCACGTCTAAGGTGAGGCGTGCCACAACCCCTTAGGCGTGCGTTTGGTTCTAGACATAGGCTCGCCACAACGCCAAGGATCGTCCGCCGCTGAAATTTCGCCAAAAATGTGGCGCTCGTTTCGCCCGCATTGTTGCTTGCATTTTCCCTAGATTTATTTCAGACTTTTCTGTGATGTTCGTTCAATGTgagaagacgttcccgtcgactatgaGGCACATGTGATGACTTAGTCAATCTTATGATGTTATGTCGGCTCAATATCCCAGAGAAGTTCATAGGGATAAAATGTGTTCGTAGGGTGCGTAGGTGTGAGCATGATGTGTATACTATGCTAAAAAAATCAGACTCTCTAAACTAAAGTGTTCATATTTTTTTCATGTGACATCCACTCGTTAATGGGTTATATTTTCTCTTCATATACTTGCCCATCCAACCCGTTGCACATAGTGTAGGAGGATGGTCGCGCAACCAAGCTGGCGAGGGCGCCAGATGCGGTGGTCGACAACCATGTGGAGCtcagtggaggggggggggggtgctaggcggCCGAAAATCGGTCGCGGGGTTACCATGGAAGTCAAGTGACGTATGTGAGCTGATGACGTCGATGACACACGTAACATGGTGACAGAGAGCTGAATttgtacacccccccccccccaaaccggCAAGATAGATAGGCCTCTTTATTTGCCCCTCTACCTCGAAATATAAAGTCTAAGTGGGTGTTTTTACAGGACTCTATAATTTGTAGGGATAGAGGAAACTTCAGGTAATGTgttaaaattccaaaaaaatttatTATTTTGATAGTTCTTTTCAAGTATGGAGGAGTTGGAAGAACCTTCTAGAGCCCACTTTGATTCACGAAATTGCAAAAACTTAGGAACAAAAGATATGCAGGATGCTACAAGATTTTGTTCCCACCAAAGTGTGGTTGATTGCACCAAAAACAAATAATTATTGGCATGAGATTTGAGTGGATGAAAAAATTCCTATGAAACATATTTTTCTTAGGAGAAAATTCTATATGATCCAATCTATGAATTAAACCGACATAAGAAAAATTCTATGGATTCTATTACTCTAAgccctctttgattcgcaggattcttGTAACTCGGGAATAGGAAAAATACATGATTGGAGGGGCATGCCCACTTGAAATAACCTTGTTGATGTTTGCCAACATAAGGTAGGACCTTTAGGAGGTTGGCTAAAGGGTGGAGTGGGAATATATAAGCTTTCCTTAGGAAAAATAAGAATGAGCTTATGATAGTTTAGATATTAAGGTTGAATCTGAAGAACTCTCtaatgatgggggggggggggggtagaaatACTGCGGTTGCTTATACATGTTTTCGATGGTGTAGATGGTCCTGGATAACATAGGGATGCAGAAGATTGTTGTAGACTATTAGAAATATTTCTTTAGGTGGGAGCCTACACCTAATATTAATCTTAGAGAGGATTTTAATAGGGATTATGAGAAAGTTACTAAGGAAGAAAATATAATGTTAGAAGCCAAATTCTCTGAAGAGGAGATGAAGGCTATTATTTTGGGTTCTTACTCAGATGGGGCCCTGGCCCTGATGGGCTTCCATTCATGTTCTTGCAAGTATATTGGCATGTTGCTAAGGGTGGATTAATTAGGATGTTTAATGCTTGGTACAGTGAGGATTTGGATCTATAGATAGACTAAACTTTGCCACAATTACCTTGATACCTAAAGATAATGAGGCTAGGACTATGAATAAGTTCAGCCCCATTAGTTTATTAAATTGTTGGTTTAAGATCTCTGCTAAAGTTCTTTCAAATATATTACCTGTGATTAGGTAAACTGATCTCTGAATTCCAGTATGGCTTTATTAGAGGTAGGTACATACTTGAGAGAGTGGTTACTGCCCATGGGATTGTACGTGATGTACACTCTTCTAGTCAACAAGCTTTAGTTTTTAATATTGATTATGAAAATGCTTAAGACATAGCCTTTATGAGGTGCTTCCCCTTAGAGGGTTTGGGCCTACATGGTTGGGCTGGACTAAGTTTAACCTAAAATGGCTCTGTTGGAGTAAACTAGAATGGAGAGGAGAGTGATGTTTTCCTTATTGGAAAAGGTTTGAGACAAGGGGATCCCATATCCACTCTCCTTTTTAATCAAGTTGTGAATGTTTTCTCTAGGATGTTGGTCAAAGGTTCTCAGGCATGGTTGATTAGGAGGTTATGTCCTAATCTAGTTAGTGGTGCGGTTGTGTGTCTCCAATATGCAAATGATAACCTGCTCTTCCTAGAGAATGATAGTAGGGTAGGTCTTAACCTTAAATGGATTTTGACTTGTTTTGAACAAGTTTCAGCAATGAGGATTAACTATCATAAATAATGCTCTAGTTCCCATTAACATGGAGGCTAATGAGTTGAATCCCTTTGAAGACATTTTCAATTTGTAGTAGGTGAATTCCCTATCAAGTATTTAGGGATTAATTTACATGTTGATATAGTAGGGAAGATCTTCGGATGTTAATTGATAAAATTTTAGCTAGAATTGTAGGTTGGAGAGGAAAGCTCCTCCCTTACTTAGAAAAAAAATACTTAACTAGATCTCTCTTAGCTAGTATTCCTTTGTTTTTGTTAATGTTTTAAGTTCCCTAATTGGGATTTGAGTTAATTTAACTCTTACATGACTAACCGCCTATGGAGTGATAGAGAAGGTGCTTATAAGATTCACCTAGCCAACTGACCTTCTACCTATATGAAGAAACAATAGGGAGGCATGAGTATACCTAATTTCCAGGACATGAATATCTGTTTAGTGGGTTCTTGGGGTGAAAAGATACATGGTTGGGGAGGGGTCTCTTTGGAGGAATATAGTAGATAGTAAATATAACACTAGTGAAAGGATTGATATGATTGACTAGagggggttgaataggcaactaacaatttttagcttttctttaccaaattaaactttgcatcaaagtaggttgtttagaaatgcaactaggtgaacaacctatatgatgcaacaacaacaagcacacaagcaagcaaggatataacacaatataagcttgcacaagtaaatgtgagagataaccaagagaggagtcggtggagacgaggatgcgttaccgaagttcctttcctttgagaggaagtacatctacgttggagcggtgtggaggcacaatgctccctaagaagccaccagggccatcgtattctcctcacgccctcacacaatgcgagatgccgtgatttcactattggtgcccttggaggcggcgagcgaacctttacaaacaaggttggggcaatctccacaacttaattggaggctcccaacgacaccacgaagcttcaccacgatGGAATATGGCTCTACGGTGACCTCAacagtctagggtgctcaaacacccaagagtaacaagatcagcaagggattagtggggggaattagatttctcttggtggaagtgtagattcgggccttctcaaccaatccctagagaatcaacaagtatgattggctagggagagagatcgggcgaaaatggagtttggagcaacaatggagcttagggatggaacagatggtcaacttggagaagaagacccccttatatagtgagaggaaaaatccaaccgttacccacttacTCAGCGTGCGACATGCGGTACTAGCACACaaccatgcggtagtaccgcaaggcacTACAATACTACCGCGTGCGTGGCAGGAGCCAGACGAGGCCCTGTTGCATTGAAGCAATGAGCGATAGAACcgccggagtggtactaccgtgcgcccttgtggtactaccgcaaggcagggtttgtCTAGGTTGGGAAGACACGaactaataaaattacatccgtggctacttccgctgtgtttcaatctgtgcaaaaatccgacacggtactaccgcatgcagggagcggtactacttcgtagggtgcggatgtaaaaaattacttcTGCTCCTACTACCGCGCGTGTCACTACGCTGGgctagaggccacggtactaccgcatcccTGCCGCATCCCTGGCCGGTACTACCGCATCCCTGGCCGGTACTACCATGGGCTActacggtactactgctcccttgagcaatACTACCGCATACCACAACACAATAGCActcggagtccttcattttgcaaagaCACGGATAAACGGTCGGTGCTCCAAAGAAGTAAAGGAAAGGTAGTgcaaaggaacagacgtgtacgtgttgattccaccctaacctttctgacgtggaccccctcttaataatacggctttcctatgactcaaatccgccgaaaagaaacatagagaaacgccgtcttcactTAGGCTCTGAGGGGAaacgaatcgtctcgtgcctagacatgagatatctgaaatgctcaatgcacatgattagtccgcaaaggcattgtcatcaatcaccaaaaccacatagggagaaatatgcccttacaatctccccctttttggtggactgatgacaatacgggatttgcacataaggATACAAAAATGAACATAAGCAAACCCACCATCTACAAAATATAGATATGcgcccctagatgtgtgcactctatacatatgctttggactgcaaggcacacatactaggatcaacactccccctatattttataggcAAGGCATTCCTTACAACAATATATAAATTACACTAAGCATGGAGGCAAGGTAATGAATATGAGCATAAAGTATagggcacaagatagcataggctcaCAAACTACTAAGCAtaagagataataagataagctTAAGAGCATATGTAttacaccatatgatagtctcCGGGACACACACGAACACAAACGCAAACCAACCAACCAAAGCAACACGAATGAAGGTCCAACGAAACGAAAACAAAGATACACAaaagcaaatcctacactctcttcccctttggcatcgagacaccaaaaaaggcagagaggacacctacgacacaggtggtagcATCCTCTGCAGAGATCAACCTACACGCTCCTCATCTGTCTCGGCGGCGGGAATGGACTCCTCCCCTGACTGAGTCCATTGATAGCCTTGCTTGGTCATCCAGTCAGCCTCAGGAGCGATGTTCTTATCTGACCCGCTCTCCACGATCTCATTGAatgtcctcaagatcctcttgtcacgctagcgactctccttggaagcaacatgggtcttgtactgccccttggcctgcatgcagaacatgGTCTTCATCTTcgccttcagcttcttagcccaagagggctcagtaGATGGAGGAGCGTACCCCGTAGAACTGTCCTCAgtctcctcctcctcaacctcatcTTCATCCACATTCATCCTAGCAGCCTCAGCCTCAGCCCTGGTAGTGGTATTTTCCCACTTGTTCTTCTAATGCAGCTTGATAGGATCGTGGTGAACCCAGTTTGGAGCAGAAAAATCTTCCTCtagatagagcttctcccaagtcttcgagatcaggaGGTGCAGTTATGGACCATAGATGGGAACTTTGCGATTGTAGACCGCAGACCGGAGCTCAAGCCACATGATATGAGAGATGTCCAAGGGATGGGTAACTTGACGACGCGCTTCCTCACAAAGAAGCATCATATCCACTAGCTAAGCATGcaccttatccttgtcaccaatgcgcggGAAGAGAGTGTTGAGGAAGATCCAGTGCATCACATCGAGGAAAGGGTTAAGCACCCAAGACTGTCTGCCATTGGTTAACTTCTTCTCCACAAGGAAtggttgaagcttgttcttgttggcggaCTCTGGGTTGCCGTGAGGGCGGGCACCAACGGGCACATAGAGCCCCTCATCACGAACATCGACATCTCcatgaattccttccaagtagcagaCATCCTCTTCCCAATGGTCATCCAAGTCATAGTCTGCTAACCATCCGTGTGGAAGTGGACGGAAGCAAAGAACTGTGCCACGAGCTCCGGGTCAAAGTCCATGTGAAAGGTGATGGAGtcttcaatgccaaactgctccaccaagtccaatgCCTCACCAAAGTATGCACGGCCATTCCTCGGATGATTCATATCAATCCACTGCATTGGGACATagattgtgacagcctggtttttgccttctctctttttctggacTTGGTTTACCTTTGCCTTGGATTTGAGATTTTGGAATCAATTCatatggacttgtcacttgggcatgcccttgactttAACTCAAGTGACCCAATtgcatctcatccaactccatttcTCTCTAAAACCCTAGAATGGCCCTTTGAATATTTTTCGTAagtgaaaatattcattttctttctAAAAGCTTATTTCAGAAAttagagctccaaagcaaccccaatttttatagctccaaaaatcttgagataattcctgaattttctttgaaccttggcccacctccctgagcaaaaatattgcatgactttttgtaatatttttgctagagAAAATCTTTTCCTTTCTGGCccaaaaatgcactttgtacaacaaGTGCATTTTTATTACTCTTTTGGAGCTGATCTTTCTTGAGCCTTatcaccctcctaagaaacccttaaccccaggagatcagccctaatggccttctagaagctagccaaacttggtgaccaagtttctgtccagaatctTGCCAACAAGCTTGAGTCACTTTCGGTCGGCCTGGCTTCGAGTCCTCACCCTTCCTAGACTAAACACTGTGTGGACTTTATCCCAGACAAGGTTTGGCAGCATTTGGGCATCATTTTGGCCATGCCAAGGCGATGACCGCGTGTGGACCCGGGACCTGGCATGCGTTGGACGCGCTCTACGTCGCGCCAGGGCCTCTGTTCAGCGCGTGCCCGAGCCGGAGCTCGCCGACGACTGCCGCACTGTGCCACCACCTTATTCTCATTgcccttgacctctccctggcactcgccgatgccggagaCACCACAACGAGCACGGGCGTGTcgcggccaaaagccacagtgcacccgtgcccctgtcttcttctccccttcctccttgtgctcgtccgcgagcatgGACAACCTCTGCATGATCACTGAGCCTCTCACCCCCTCACTGACACCTCTCGCCGGCTTCCAGAGAACTCCGGTGGTGACACATACCCCCTTCCCCCTCCGGCTATGAATTGAGCCCTCCCCTCCGTCCCACAGCCACTCACCGCACCATCCAACCTCCACACACGCCTCTCGCCGCCGTGCCCGACCTGAGCTCGCCGGCGACCCCCGTAGATTAGCCCTGGAGCCCAACCAACCACCTAGGTGCACCCATGTAGATCCTCTAGTGACGTCCCAAAGCCATAGAACCCCTGGAACTGCCCCTCGCCATCGCCTTGTTCCTCTCCGGCAGGGCccgatgaaaggatcgagaagaggtgtctagggggggggggtgattagaccctcaataaGCAAAGTTGggagtttttaagtttttcaagttgaggtaatagattagcacaatttcaagcaaACACactacaattcaagcaagcatgcgaagagtatatgagcagcggaaagtaaagcatccaACTTGCAAGAAAgaaaagggatgggattggagtatgcaaacgcaagtggagacacagatgtttttggcgtggttctgataggtggtgctattgtaaatccacgttgatggatacttcaacccacgaagggtaacggctgcacagtccacggagggctccacccatgaagggtccatgaagaagcaaccttgtctatcccatcatggccatcacccatgaaggacttgcctcactagggtagatcttcatgaagtaggcgatctccttgcccttacaaactccttggttcaactccacaatcttgtcggaggctcccaagtgacacctaaccaatctaggagacaccactctccaaaaggtaatagacggtgtgttgatgatgaactccttgctcttgtgcttcaaatgatagtctcccaacactcaactctctctcataggattggatttggtggaaagatgatttgagtggaaagcaacttgaggaaggctagagatcaagattcatatggttggtttggaatatcttggtctcaacacatgagtaggtggctc is a window encoding:
- the LOC123041589 gene encoding VAN3-binding protein — its product is MEPDHRGLMAIMREEPPPSEEPMDLLSSAWCSSAIQVLQTGPKEEDRSLALVEHPVMGLDDDRRDLSQLQRSDRSLVVDDSGFGGAAQPQWKYDDLKSWIWLQKAIHPELDYDNKKKWLPRKMAAPWSGISLKKWVKERKQKRKEEARLHRAEVHAAVSVAGVAAVLAAIAAENSAPAARGSASASMRETAVASAAALVAAQCAKVAEAAGATRDQVAAAVNAAVAATDASNVITLTAAAATSLRGAAALRGRRGGSGGHGQGERADQGGTAPWQDDLDFDFNYARSKAALAKGDELFVAMPDGKWKLHTVSAATDRNGKVVLRIKKMNLVMQAFSNARECVVEDVRPCAPEKASREAEATYPVEVRTSRGKVELRADDYAVYKRWVSTVTHMLTSSTAITMRN